The following are from one region of the Apostichopus japonicus isolate 1M-3 chromosome 17, ASM3797524v1, whole genome shotgun sequence genome:
- the LOC139984500 gene encoding uncharacterized protein, protein MYSIPTLTYTDTSLHKHISLHTNIYPYKHILYIPSHTSLKTHILTHISLQRHIPIYTHIYPYTHIYPSIHTYPFTLIYHYTYIPTYIYISLHTSLKTHILTHISLQRHIPIYTHIYPYTHIYPYIHISLHTYISLHIYPYIHIYISTHIPKNTYLNTHISTKTYPYIYTHISLYTHISLYTHIPSHLYITTHISLHTYIYLYTSLKTHILTHISLQRHIPIYTHIYPYTHIYPYIHTYPFTLIYHYTYIPTYIYISLHTSLKTHILTHISLQRHIPIYTHIYPYTHIYPYIHISLHTYISLHIYPYIHTYIPSHTSLKTHTVS, encoded by the coding sequence atgtacagtatcccTACACTCACATACACAGACACATCTCTACACAAACATATATCCctacacacaaatatatatccCTAcaaacacatactgtatatcccTTCACACACATCCCTAAAAACACATATCTTAACACACATATCCCTACAAAGACATATccctatatatacacacatatatccCTATACACACATATATCCGTCTATACACACATATCCCTTCACACTTATATATCACTACACATATAtccctacatatatatatatatctctacaCACATCCCTAAAAACACATATCTTAACACACATATCTCTACAAAGACATATccctatatatacacacatatatccCTATACACACATATATCCCTATATACACATATCCCTTCACACTTATATATCACTACACATATATccctacatacatatatatatctctacaCACATCCCTAAAAACACATATCTTAACACACATATCTCTACAAAGACATATccctatatatacacacatatatccCTATACACACATATATCCCTATATACACATATCCCTTCACACTTATATATCACTACACATATATccctacatacatatatatatctctacaCATCCCTAAAAACACATATCTTAACACACATATCTCTACAAAGACATATccctatatatacacacatatatccctatacacacatatatccctatatacacacatatccCTTCACACTTATATATCACTACACATATAtccctacatatatatatatatctctacaCACATCCCTAAAAACACATATCTTAACACACATATCTCTACAAAGACATATccctatatatacacacatatatccCTATACACACATATATCCCTATATACACATATCCCTTCACACTTATATATCACTACACATATAtccctacatacatacatatatcccTTCACACACATCCctaaaaacacatacagtatctTAA